The DNA sequence CCGCGAACAAATTCTTTCTTGGTCAATGCGTGAAGTCCCTTTTTGAAAGCTAAGCCCAAATGCTTTTCTGCTTCCCGGCAGGACGGCGGAATGTAGATGAAATTTTTCATGGAATCCAGGCTACCCCCAAAGTCCGGGTTTGCCAGGAAAAAAATTAGAATAAAATCTCCGCCACAATTTTCGCGATTTGCTTCGCCAGCAACGGCGGCACGGCGTTGCCGACCTGCTTGTATTGCTCCGTGCGCGGGCCTTCAAAGAAATAGTTGTCGGGGAATGTTTGCAGCCGCGCTGCCTCTCGCACAGTCAAACTCCGGCACTGTGTCGGGTCGTAATGAATGTAGTAGTGCCCGTCCTTCGCAATGTGGGAGACGACGGTTGTTGCCGGGCGGTTTGCGGTCTGCACGCGGAATCGGTCGTTGAACTTCGTTTCCTTGAGCGCGTCTGCCACGTTCTGATGTTTTGGAAGGAGAGCTTTCGGAAAATCTTCCAGCAGCGGAGAACGTCCAAGCTCGCGAGCAAACACGGCAGAGAAAAAGTAACGGTGCAAATCCGCCCGGATGTGACCGCGCGTTTCGTGGTTGCACACGCCGCGCAATTTCAGATCGCTGAACCATTCTGCGTGACGCTGCGGTTGTGGGTTTCCGGCCACGAACTCACTGCCGCGATTCAGGCTGCTTCCGACCCGACGCACAGCAGAGCGAATGGGTTCGGACACTGTTTGGCTGATAGTTCCGTTGTTCAGCCAACTCGCGTCCGCGATTTCTTTTACCACGTCACGCCAAGCCTCGGCAGAGTCCGGCTCTTTTGACAGGCCGCTTCGCAATCGCGGCAGATCGCCGATGACATCTTCGACCGTTGCGATTTCGGAGTTCTCCAGCGCACCGGGTTTTGCTTTCAGGTCAGACCGGATGCCGAGAACGATGATGCGATGCCGGGCTTGCGGGATTCCGTAATCCTCCGTCCGAATCAGAAAATCCTCCGGTTGAAATTCGCCGTACAAATCGCCGCGTCCAGCCGCCAGCGGGAAAAGCCGGTATTCAAGATCATCGCGCGGCGCAACGCGCTTGGTTTGTGGCATGGCGATGACCGGATGCCGCAAGTCTCGCAGAATGTTTTCAAAAATATGTTCCTGCCTCACCCTGGCTGACAACAAGCCCTTCACGTTCTCCATCACGAACACCGGTGGCTGATGCACGGCGAGGATGCGAAGATATTGCCGATACAATTCATGGCGTGGGTCGCTCTCGTATTCCTCAATGCCCTCGCCACCGATAATGCGCGAGCGCCCAACAAGCGAGTATGCCTGGCAAGGCGGGCCACCGATCAAAATCCACTTCTTCGGGTTGCCCATCGCGGCGTGGATGCGTTTGTGAACCTTGCTGTCGGGAGTGTCTTTCCCGCCCAACTCCGCAAGCCACGCTTCTTCGGCGGCAAGCCGGGATTCGGTCGGATGACGCGCAAAAAGTTGTTCGCGTGTGATGCGTTTGGCGAGATAGTCGTAGTAATCATCCGGCAATTTCCCCGGCGGAAACTCCCGCAGAAAGGCGCGCAGCTCCAAAGTCCGGTGCGCGTGTTCTTCCTTCTCAATGGAGAGTTTGATTTTGAAAACACGCTCGCACGCGTGTGTGAGCGAGGAGAAGCCTTCACCCAAACCGCCTGGTCCTGCGAACAAATCTATGACCGGAATTGGCATCGCCGGGCGATGCTACGCAAGACGCACGCGAATGTCAGTGATAAGTGCCGAGCGAATGTGGCGGCGCTGTAGATCAGGCATTGAGCATCCGACTGATTGAAAGCGCTCGACGGCATAACGCATCGGATTCCGATTCCGTGTTGAGCGAATCCAAACAAACAACCCGGGCAATCCGATTGACTGTTTTGCAGATGCCCGCCTGAGCAGGATCGTTGAGCGATTGAGCTTCTTGGAGCGCGGCAAGGCGTTGTGCAACGACCATGTGACCAGAGAAAGCGCAATCACCAAACCAAAGCATGAGCGTCTGGCGACCTCGAACTTTTTTCGTCACATCGTATCTCTGTGGATCGTCTTCTGACCGTGTGTGGTCGCACGTTATTTCAGCCCACCACCAAAGTCTTGAAAGGGCATTCCTTCTAATGTTGCCTGCAAATCTTATCCAAAGCGTATTTGGGAGCGGCGTGTCCCACCGCCAGCGGACATATTGCGGACAACCGATGCAAGCGATGTATGCCCAGAAATCCGCATCTGAAGCTTCACGGACGGTTAAACCGTTCAGTGCCTTGTGCAGCGCCACCGCCAGCCTGCCGTCAGTCTCCGCACGCTCGTCCCGAGTTGGCGAATCTCCGAGACTCGTCAAAATTCTCTCGAAAGCGTCTTTGAAGGCTTGGACCGCCAAAGCCGTGTTGACGTGTGCCGAAAGATCGAACTGTTGCAGCTTCAATCCTTCTCGGGGCGGTGGTTGAACTTCTCGCCACGATGTGGCCGCTGCTGCTGCTGCGAGCCATTCGCTCGATTTGAGTGTTTTCCGATTTGTTATGCGATGTGTCATGCGGAGCCTCTTGCTTCGGGTTGAAATCGAAGAATGCCATTTATGCGAGAAAGATTTTGTGCGACAAGAAGGCAATGCTGAATTCGCACGGACAACTCAATCATGCCATGCACATCAAGGTTGTCCACATTCGGCAATTCCCATTCATTCTCGGAAAAGTTTGACCGCCACATTTTGGCGATCCGCGTTGCCGGCCATTTCTCTTGGTCTGCGCTCTCCTCGCGCAAAGCCCA is a window from the Verrucomicrobiota bacterium genome containing:
- a CDS encoding DNA cytosine methyltransferase; this translates as MPIPVIDLFAGPGGLGEGFSSLTHACERVFKIKLSIEKEEHAHRTLELRAFLREFPPGKLPDDYYDYLAKRITREQLFARHPTESRLAAEEAWLAELGGKDTPDSKVHKRIHAAMGNPKKWILIGGPPCQAYSLVGRSRIIGGEGIEEYESDPRHELYRQYLRILAVHQPPVFVMENVKGLLSARVRQEHIFENILRDLRHPVIAMPQTKRVAPRDDLEYRLFPLAAGRGDLYGEFQPEDFLIRTEDYGIPQARHRIIVLGIRSDLKAKPGALENSEIATVEDVIGDLPRLRSGLSKEPDSAEAWRDVVKEIADASWLNNGTISQTVSEPIRSAVRRVGSSLNRGSEFVAGNPQPQRHAEWFSDLKLRGVCNHETRGHIRADLHRYFFSAVFARELGRSPLLEDFPKALLPKHQNVADALKETKFNDRFRVQTANRPATTVVSHIAKDGHYYIHYDPTQCRSLTVREAARLQTFPDNYFFEGPRTEQYKQVGNAVPPLLAKQIAKIVAEILF